A window of Castanea sativa cultivar Marrone di Chiusa Pesio chromosome 1, ASM4071231v1 contains these coding sequences:
- the LOC142622754 gene encoding uncharacterized protein LOC142622754 translates to MKKKVNRKSSLLETPTEMADFPSPNESPKSPLFTIISDKKKKSTVSTSKSKKTDKSRPTIAAVKTLGTVSDLKDLASSRLDHLKRHIEHSHSEIIKDLQASHSRLHKRFKIQTQACQQAMDEAEKEYKKISERISESREAMQASYAEFKADAQASASRACKTSITELSEYCEKAINNLQSRYGIPSA, encoded by the exons atgaagaagaaagtgaaCCGCAAGTCCTCACTTCTGGAAACGCCAACAGAAATGGCGGATTTTCCTTCTCCAAACGAGTCTCCGAAATCGCCATTGTTCACCATCATCAGcgacaagaagaagaagagtacggTCTCCACCTCTAAGAGCAAGAAAACTGACAAGTCGCGGCCTACTATCGCCGCTGTGAAAACCCTAGGCACCGTCTCCGATCTCAAAGACCTCGCCTCTTCGCGCCTCGACCATCTCAAGCGCCACATCGAACACTCTCACTCTGAGATCATCAAGGATCTCCAGGCTTCCCACTCTCGCCTCCACAAGCGCTTCAAG ATTCAGACTCAAGCGTGCCAACAAGCGATGGATGAAGCAGAGAAGGAATACAAGAAAATATCTGAACGGATTAGCGAAAGTCGGGAAGCAATGCAG GCTTCGTATGCAGAGTTCAAGGCAGATGCACAAGCCAGCGCATCTCGTG cATGCAAAACATCAATCACTGAGCTTTCAGAATACTGTGAGAAAGCAATTAATAATCTTCAAAGTCGTTATGGGATTCCATCAGCTTAG